TCGCCAAGCACACCAAGCTCGGCCGGCAGGTGGCGATCAAGGTCCTGCGGCCCGAGCACGCCCAGAACGATGAGCTGGTGCGGCGCTTCTTCCAGGAAGCGCAGGCCGTCAACCAGATCAACCACGAGCACATCGTGCAGATCCTGGACTTCGCCCAGGAGCCGGCGGCGAGCGGCGGCCGCGTGTACTGCGTGATGGAGCTGCTCACCGGCGCGAGCCTCACCCAGGTGCTCAAGGCCGGGCCCATCCCGCTCTCGCGGCTCCTCCCGCTCGTGGCGCAGGTGGCGCGCGCGCTGGACGCGGCGCACCAGCGCGGCGTGGTCCACCGCGACATCAAGCCGGACAACATCTTCGTGATGCAGAAGCCCGATGGCCGCAGCCTGGCCAAGGTGCTCGACTTCGGCGTGGCGAAGTCGACGGGCACGCAGGTCACCATCACCCAGTCGGGAACGGTGGTCGGTACGCCCACGTACATGTCGCCGGAGCAGGCCGCCTCGCTCGAGGTGGATCACCGCTCCGACATCTACGCGCTGGGCACCGTGCTCTACGAGGCGCTGGCGGGCGCTCCACCGTTCACCAGCCAGGCCTTCGGGCAGCTGGTGGTGCAGATCATCACCCACAAGCCGCCTCCGCTGGAGTCCGTCACCCCAGGAGGAGAGCCTATCCCCGAGGGGCTCAGCACCCTGGTCGCGCGCTGCCTGGAGAAAGAAGCCGAGGCGCGGCCTCAGACCATGGGCGAGGTGGCCGTGGTTCTGGAGAGCCTGTCCCGCGACGCCTCGGCGGGGCCGCCAACGCCGCGCAAGGCGGGCCGGACGCCGCTCATGTTGGGTGGACTGGGCGCGGTCGCGGCGATTGGGCTGGGCGCGTTCTTCCTGCTCAAGCCGCCCCCGACGCCCGTCGCCGCCCCTGCGCCTGCGCCGGTCGTCGCCGCCCCTGCGATGCCGGTGGTCGCTCCGCCCGCGCCCGCGCCGGCGCCCGTGCAGTGGAAGCTCGCGTCGTCGCCGCCCGGCGCCCAGGTGGTGCGCGCCGACACCGGCGAGGTGCTCGGGGTGACACCGCTGGAGAAGACCGTCCCCGCGACGGGCACGGCGGTGACGCTCAAGCTCTCTTTGCCGGGTTACGAGCCCGCCGAGCGCTCGGTCCGCGCCGACGCCGACACCTCTCTCGAGGTG
Above is a window of Deltaproteobacteria bacterium DNA encoding:
- a CDS encoding serine/threonine protein kinase, which codes for MVPQTWQRAEKVELTRLLSANALTEIFEGRFANRAVLAHVITSVLNADERAIQTLLAWASALRRVQHPALLQLEGVGLASDNRPVLAYAFVPGADLATLARGQRGLPPAQVVATLRPICEALDVLHDQGLIHGALRAASVWIASDGPGTPRLGHLGLEALLPKPDVRQTQNGPPPGVGCAAPEVIDGCPADARSDVYLLGTVLYEALTGEVLFGEGTNQQQLLAHLTAEPPPLPERARHLEAVVRRCLAKAPGARFATMAEVSEALQQAHDGRGMEANAAKSATKVGDVLGTYELVDELGQGSMGHVFLAKHTKLGRQVAIKVLRPEHAQNDELVRRFFQEAQAVNQINHEHIVQILDFAQEPAASGGRVYCVMELLTGASLTQVLKAGPIPLSRLLPLVAQVARALDAAHQRGVVHRDIKPDNIFVMQKPDGRSLAKVLDFGVAKSTGTQVTITQSGTVVGTPTYMSPEQAASLEVDHRSDIYALGTVLYEALAGAPPFTSQAFGQLVVQIITHKPPPLESVTPGGEPIPEGLSTLVARCLEKEAEARPQTMGEVAVVLESLSRDASAGPPTPRKAGRTPLMLGGLGAVAAIGLGAFFLLKPPPTPVAAPAPAPVVAAPAMPVVAPPAPAPAPVQWKLASSPPGAQVVRADTGEVLGVTPLEKTVPATGTAVTLKLSLPGYEPAERSVRADADTSLEVALTPLPKREEAAPKPKPKRVRKPVSDDGTVDPFAN